CCTCTTCCTTCCAGATGTGTTGAGGATGGTGCTGCTTGTTCTGCAGCGTGGGAAAGaaactctgcatgtgctcagatgTGTGCCATGCTTATTTGCTTCACGTGTTCTATGACTGAGCCCCAGCACTGAAAATAGTTTCTCTATTTGAGCTATGCTCTTCATTGAGCACCGATTCACAAACATTAGTCAATGCAAAATGGGCtgctacttctttttttaaagtgaaatctGTGTCAGACTTAAACTATAGCATGATTGTCATTAAATAGGCGATGTGCTGAATTTCAATTGGTTCTTTAAAAGGTAATCATGTACATTCAAGCGCTCTATTCAGTATAATGGGTAAGAACTTGTAGACACTCCTAGAAGTACTCTCTTGTAAAGCTGCCATATATTGTTCAATATCATCCTTTCCATTTAATAGGTCATACTCCTTGTGTGTGTGGGTATTTTTAAATCATGCATTCTTAGTTCAGTTTGTGATTAaactaaaatgaatgaatttggcAGTGCATTGTGTTTATGGTTAAACtgcggggtttgtttgttttttggtgaaaacaaaatcgaaaattctttctagtagcaccttagagaccaactgagtttgttcctggtatgagctttcgtgtgcatgcacacttcttcagatacactgaaacagaagtgtatctgaagaagtgtgcatgcacacgaaagctcataccaggaacaaactcagttggtctctaaggtgctactagaaagaattttcgattttgttttgactatggcagaccaacacggctacccacctgtaactgttttttgGTGGTCTGACTTTTTGACCTGGTCATTCTCTTAAAATCTGTTTTACAAAGCCCATTGTATGGGGAAGGGATGTAATGTAATTGAGCAGCAGCAAAACTTTGTTGTAATGGCATATTTTACAGAGAAAACTGCAAAGCATCTGTTAAAAGCAACAGCACAAAACCTGTCTAAAATGAGCAATGTCAGTTCAAGTTTGTTTGTGCAGCTTTGCAATATCCAGTATTTATGTGGACACCTGAGAAAAGAGACTCTGAAAGTTCTTCCCTAGTGTTACAAAATCAGCCTTTATCTTGGAGCCAAATATGACAGCCAGTTCCTTGGTGTGACAGCAAAACCCATCCTGTCACCTTAAGAAGAAAAACTTACTTAACATGATCCATCTGATATGTCACCTTTGGTTGTGGCCATTTCTGAGGGAACCATGAAAGATGAACGTAAATAAGTGAACATGTCAGACAGTGTAATTCTTCCTAATTTCAAGAGGCTAGCTGCTAGATTATGAGCACCATGCGTAACTACCTTCCTGGAAGTAAATTCATTTGCTCCAGTGGACTTTATTGCTTGGTAAATGTGGTTAGGATCAAGTTACAGTATCTATTGTACGGTGCTAAACCTCCTTTCTGTTTGTGTCTGTTTAGATAGACAGTTCCCAGCTGTTTACAGCTGTACTTCACCAAGAGGCAAAATTACAAATAGTTTTCCCAAAGGACATTTTCAGTTTGCTCTTGATGCATTAAATATGCCACTGTTACCTATTCATTGTAGACAATCCAGAATCTCCTTTCAATGTTTGCAGAGGCAACACATTTCCCCATTGGTGGATGTGATACGCTTTATAGCTGGGGAAATGCAGTTCTTCCTCCACCTTGCAAATGCATTGCTTGTGGCATCTGTTAGCTGTGGTCTATGTTGCCATAAACAATGGCTGCACACAACTGTCCCCTTCATGTGCCTGTATCGTTTTGTGAACTCCAATTTTTCAGTCCTAAAAATGACCCCAATGACTATGAACTGGTATGCTACTAAAGAATGTGTGAAGAGCTCTACTGGACCggaacaaaggcccatctagcctagcatcctgtgctcacagtggccaaccagatgcctatgggaaatcccaaagcaggacatgagcacactgGCATTCTCCTGCACTTGGTATTCAGTGGTTGACATTCAGTGGCATACTTCAGTGTTGGAATGCTCTTCCAGTTGTGCTTTGAAAGGGTAAACTGCCGTATTTCTGCTAACTGCCCCCATTGTTTCTATTTTAGCTGTAAGCCACCTTAAGTCCATTTTAGGGGGAAAGactggatataaataaataacataatcaTTTATGTTACTGTTCTTGGCTTGGGTTTTTAATTGTTCATTTCTGGCTGTCGCTCCCTTGCTTTGCATAGCCAGTGCTGTAGTCCTtattatgtgtgtgtttaaagttcCAGACAGCAtgacaatttccccctttccttgcaACAAGGGTGGGTGGTCCCCATTCCAATCCATTATGTGAGAATGAAGTGCTGTGTAAGTTCTTCTAGATAGGGGTTAGTGTTAAcgatagcaaaaataaaaagctgaTAATCACCTAGTTATACCACTACTGGTATACCAGCTTGGCTGTtattttacagcaggggtgggaaattgGAACTGACCAGAGGACTGGATTAACAGCTGGCCAACCCTCTGTGAGCTACATTGATCAGTGGGTGGGGCTTCCTGCCTGTCAGTCACTTAATGTCATGTGGCTGCAGTTCCCAACCTctgtggctgcaaaggaagattCTTTACAGTGAGTAAGTCCAATAAACAAGTACACAATTCTCCTCTGTTTCCCAGCTTTCAACAGTTAGAGGTTTAGCAATACCTTTAGCACCATTATTAGCCTTGTGCTCCGGGTGTTTTATCCtagttcattgttgttgttcagtcgttcagtcgtgtccgactcttcgtgaccccatggaccagagcacgccaggcacgcctatccttcactgcctcccgcagtttggccaaactcatgttagtagcttcgagaacactgtccaaccatctcatcctctgtcgtccccttctccttgtgccctccatctttcccaacatcagggtcttttctagggagtcttctcttctcatgaggtggccaaagtagttcATAATTTTTTAGAAAGTGAAGGAggtttattatttcacacatatTGCCCATGCTGAGGTGTGAGTCTCTGGAAGCCCTACTCACATTTTTCTGTCAAGAAGGGAGACAAATCTTGTGTCAGTGGGGGCATCCTGGAACTTTATCACTGAGAGAGGTGTTGTGGCAATGGCATGTATGTTGCTACCCTCCTGTGGCTGCAGTGATGGGACCATTCTatgggggatttttttaaaaaaataataatgggccaGGGCTTTGTCAACCCAGGAATGTTGGGGTTCTTGTGACCTAAAAGACTCTCTGCTTTACCTGTGCATGAGAAAGTTGCTAAGCTCAACACCCTGAATGATACCTGCAAAAATCTTTCATTCATGTCCCAGGCATGATCTAGACCAGTGGATGGAAGGAACCCTCTGACCCtatagatgttgctgaactacaacctcTATCGTCCCTAATgtttggccatgctagctggggcagttgggagctggagttgagtgatatttggagggccataggGTTCCAATCCCGAATCTAGACAAACAGTTAATCATGTGATAAAACTGGACCTGGGATTTTCTATTGGGTTCACTTCTTGAAGTTCCCCTTCAATTTGTGGTGTAGCTACTTAGGTCAGTAGCAAAATGAGCCATGTTCAGAATGGTAATCATAAATCCCACTGCAATTGTAGTAGCTCATCACATGGTCCCTCAAATCTTAacagggtatttttttaaaataaacaaaatcacaAGTGGTGATTTTGTAGAATGTGCCCCTCGCTACAACTAATTTACCCTATGTAACAGTGGTGCAGTTCAGAGCATTGAAACAACATGGCAGATCACATGGggtgtcaggaacccccccccagggctgctggagaaagcgaaagagcattataattaccgagatcctcctaaattatattccagcgagagttctcaaggcgaagattcctcctcctcctcctcccccccgcattcctcaagtggtgagacgccatcagaagcaggaaggaggggtagaggagagacgatgaagcagccttatggccggggggaaggctggggggaggatcagattcccacgcccagaagcaggggagggaggggtccacatcggatcccacgctggttttgctgggcaaggaacaggaagtagttattcctgggatctgtctagtcaggaatggaagtgtttcttttgctctcactgtacatttttttgagcacaataaagaacttagcttagaagttcctgtgtcttggcttcactcatgaacagccactgaacgtcgttacagcatcccaggaatctctgctggctgtttgtgagaggttttattttcttttccccctttgcctcttatcttttggctgctaccggcagacgatgagcacggacgagcaggggatggcagaggcggcccagcagattgcagcattgcagaaacgagtgggggatttggaagcctatgcagtgaaggttaacgcccgactggaagagagggagaaccagctggcagcgctccagcagaggaatggtgagctacAGACCCATGCCGACAGGCTCAGCGCGcgtctggaggaacacaggcagctgagccagggggggcagaaggcaccggttggccgtaagttgggggcgctggtgagcaagtttggtggggaccccgggaattacttggattttaagactgagataaagtatgccctgaagctgcaggaggcggagttcaccaatgacggggagaaagttgcatttgtgatttctcacctggaggcggaggccagggcgtggatcaggcctttaattgcatcagaggatgctgctctgcaggaccttacacagttttttgatgctatggatgcgatgttcacatcctcggtcgagaaagatgtggccaggcaggagctgctagcgctcaagcagggagccatgaccGTGAGAGCTTATTGGTCAAAATTCTCAATGCTCTGCCATACCTTGCATTGGGACTTAGCATCCGAACAGAGCCAAGCCTTATTTGAAGCGGGGCTCAATGAGGAAGTGAAGGACGAGTTGGCACGTTGTCCTAAGCCGAAGGACATGAATGAACTGATGCGGAGCGCTCTCTCCGTGggcgtgaggctggaggagagggcgcGTTTGAAGGGATCGCACAGGGCGGAGCGTTTCTTAAGCAACCGTATTCCAGGCAGTTCCGGCCATGCGCCCAGAGTACAGCAGCCAGAGCCGATGGAGATTGGGGGGGCGCCTGTGAAGCCTTCCCAGGGGCCTGGAGCGGGGCGCAAGGCTGAAGGCAAGGCGCCTCGGACGGGTCTCAAATGCTATGTCTGCTCCCAAACGGGGCATTTTGCGAGATCATGCCcgcagaggagggggtggcagggcatggcaggaaccgttcagcctgagggggagaaggtggaaccacagggaaacgaggcagcctggctggagaaaggaggggccagcagccaggcggAACGGAAGTGAAGGTGCCCCGGCCAGAAGCGCCCAAGCCCAGCATTGTGGTTAAGGTGACGCTAGAGCTTCCCAACGGTCACCCCGTGGAGGTGGAAGCCTTAATTGACTCAGGTGCCAGTGCAGATTTTTTCAGCAGAGACTTTGCCttggagcatcagttgcatctgcttccattagactttccgttgcaggtgacgaccatcgatggaaggaagttgttgggaggggaaattgcccatcaaacccctccaatgcgcatgaaaatagggaggcatgaggaagtaatcgcttttaatgtcaccaccttagcagggccgcccattgtactgggcatgagctggctcaaccagcatgacccggtggtggcctggcaccagaggtcactaactttcggatcagcacattgcatggggcattgtctgggtggaaggagtgactacaatggcaaggtgttggcagcagcggtccagatgtgtgggggtggagtactgcctgaaatctacgcagaattcgcggaggtgttcagtgagaaggaggccgatcggctaccaccccacaggccttacgactgccagatcaacctggtgccgggagcaaggttgcccacggggaagctctatgccatgtcggatcaggagatggatgagctcaAGGAGTTCATTGACAAGAACCTGAGACGAGGGTTCATACGGGAGTCCCGGGCGGTAGGAGGAAGTCCTGTgttcttcgtggacaagaaagacTCCACCCATAAGAGACTGGTGGTGGATTATAGATTTTTGAATTCCTTGACGCAACCCCTCACATTCCCAATGCCCCGCATCGACGACTTGTTGACGAGAGTGcgcgagggcaagattttcacTAAGTTGGACTTACGCGGAGCGTATAATCTGATACGAGTGCGAgagggggacgagtggaagactaccatgtttacccccctgggcagctatgagtatttagttatgcccttcggtttgcaagcgggaagcccctgcttccaggccttcatgcatcacgtgctgggtcctctcctctacaggaactgtgtttgctatttggaCGACGTCCTGATCTACTCGAGGAACGAGGAGGAGCACGAGCGTCACGTCAGGGCGGTGTTGGAGAAGCTGCGGGAGCATAGGCTGTACGTCAAGCTCGAGAAATGCCAGTTTCACACCAGAGAAGTGGACTTCCTGGGTTATCGTTTAACCGACAAGGGGTTGGCCATGGACGGCGAGAAGGTGAAGGCGGTGCTGGAGTGGAAGAGCCCTAGGAACAAGAAGGATGTGCAGCGGttccttgggttcagcaatttctaccgcaagttcattcccaactttgccaaggtggcggggcccataacggactgtttgagtggcaagaagaagttcgTCTGGTCCGAGGCGGCCCAAAAGGCGTTTGAGCGTTTGAAGAGGGTGTTTGCGTcggaggagcagctggtgcacGTGAACACGCACGCTCCACTCAGGGTGGAGACAGATGCCTCAGATCGCGCAATTGGTGCCGTGCTTTTGCAGCAAGACAAGGCCGGTGATTGGAGACCGTGCGCTTTCTTCTCGAGAAAGTTGAACAAGTCTGAGCGCAATtacacagtgtgggacaaggagctgcttgccatttatgcggccttcaaacagtggaggcactttctggtaggggccacgcaccagatacaggtctgcacagaccacaagaacttggagtactggcgcacggctagggtgctcaaccagcggcagatcagatgggcagagttttttgccggtttccattttaagatccAGTACGTCCCGGGAGAGCAGAATGTCAGGGCGGATGCCCTGTCTAGGAAGCCCGAGTACTTGGCAGACGAAGGAGCCCCGGAACCGAGACATGtcttcagtcagcagcagtgggcctgcggggggaccttggaccttaggggggaaattgccagattgaccaaggacgatgagttcgcccgcaagcagctgcaggagcttaaggagggcagcccagagggagactttgctgaaggggaggggctgcttttccgcaagggggcagtgtacgttccagatggggggttgcgggccaagatactcaagcagctgcacgacacccccacagcaggtcactttggtcagcgaaagacgatggacctggtaaccagggacttttggtggccaggggtgagggaggatgtaaaggagtatgtgcaggggtgtgaaatgtgtcaacgggccaagggggagagagtggcaccagcggggctgttggaaccactgcccacgcccagggggccttgggaggtagtttcggtggatttcatcaccgacttgccaaggtcccaggggcagacggcggtgttggtagtggtggacttgttcaccaaAATGTGTCACTTCATAGCTTGCCCGAGGGCGGTGTCAGCAGAAGAAACGGCCAAGCTGTTTCTCAAGCACGTGTTCCGACTGCACGGCCTGCCGTCGAGGATTGTTTCGGACCGGGGACGGCAATTCACCTCTAGgttttggcgcaagctcatggacttgctgcaggtggaggtggctctgtccacggccaggcatcctcagaccaatggccaggcggagagggccaatggggtgttgcagcagtatctgcgttgttacgtgaaccagagacagaacgattgggtggacaagttgccactagcagagtttgcgtacaacaacgcagagcatgtcaccacagggatgagcccttttatggccaactacgggcggcatcctcgagcttttccgggcagggacgaggaggtcctggaggtaccggcggcgcaggagctggctggggaaatggtgagggtgcatcagcagctagttgaaacgctggagagggccaaggagacctacaagagggatgcggataggcacaggagggaaggggaaagcattcaggtaggagacaaggtgtggctctcgtcacagggattgcccatcaggagggggtgtaagaagttggtgcaccgaaggttggggccgtttgaggtaacccaacaggttaatccagtcacctttcgcttgaggctgccggaaagtatgcggattcatcccgtgtttcatcgtgccctcttgtccaagtatagggaagggagccggtttcatagggaggccagggaggaggtaCCAACCCCGGTGTTAGAAAAGGAGGATTCCTACAATGAGGTTACGGAGATCCTGGATtccaggtggaggggaagtgaactggagtatctggtggcatgggaaggggagccagagtccgagaacacatgggtaccagcaggcaccatctcggaggaatatctagtgcatgagttccatgccttgtttccacataagcccaagccggcgaggggctcgtgggaggaggtctttgctcccacggatgacagtgaggaagagttttggggtttccggtctggtggggagcgggacgacacagaaagggagtcagagtgggaagaggaggtccCGGGGGGTAATGAGGTGGAGGTCGGGTTACCCATGGGTTTCCAAGACATCTTCGCCTCCacggaagacgaggaggaagatTTTAGGGGTTTTCCGGTATCGCCCctcaggggggagggaggcgaactaacagagggaaacgaggggggagtacagcaggtgaagcccagagcctcgggggaggaggggggctttgaggggggggtggatgtcaggaacccccccccagggctgctggagaaagcgaaagagcattataattaccgagatcctcctaaattatattccagcgagagttctcaaggcgaagattcctcctcctcctcctcccccccgcattcctcaagtggtgagacgccatcagaagcaggaaggaggggtagaggagagacgatgaagcagccttatggccggggggaaggctggggggaggatcagattcccacgcccagaagcaggggagggaggggtccacatcggatcccacgctggttttgctgggcaaggaacaggaagtagttattcctgggatctgtctagtcaggaatggaagtgtttcttttgctctcactgtacatttttttgagcacaataaagaacttagcttagaagttcctgtgtcttggcttcactcatgaacagccactgaacgtcgttacaTGGGGTATAACAGATGTGAGGTTTGTGATTTGTACCACCCTATAGAGACACAAGTTTCTTCTTGTTTACCTCCACCCATTTCTTTCATATCTCATGAATGAATGGGTTAGAATACAAATTGCAGTTCTACCTCTCTCTGCTGCCGTATCCTAATAACATGGTTTTCGGTTTGACTGTTCACGTTTATTATGGTATTTAAAAGTTATTGGAACCCACTGAAAAAACTGGCCCTGTTTATGCTTGcttgactttctctctctctctctctcactctgttTCTTCCCTTTCACTGCTCTCCCTGCCCTAATGTCTGGCATGAGAACATACTTGACTCATTTGATTTTTGTCTTGGTTATATTTGTGAAAGGATCAAAACCCATTAATTGCTTGCCTTTGGGGAAATTTGCTGTGACAACGTTGGAGAACTTTGTAGCTTTTCAATAGACTGGAATTTAGTCTGTGAATTAAGTTGAGTGTGACTGGCATATGTTGTACTAATATGCCAGGATGCGGAAATTCAGTGGGTTTCTGATACAAAAAGGGAGCTGAAaattgtttttcttatgtttgctTTTCTGTTCTGTTACTATGACTAGTTGGCTAATTGGTGTGCTTTAATTTTAGTGTTGTTTCTCTGCTTTGTTTTCCATGCTATTTAGAGCTCATTGGACAACAAGTAGAGTTGAATATATTACGTTTTGTATTTTTGATCAATCCATATCAATACCTTTCTGTAATGATGCGTGACAAAACAGTTCTGTCTTGTTTTTTCAACTCTTGTAACTTTAGTTTTGCTTGTCTTTTTAAATCTTAAAAACCTGGTGCTACATGCTTGCAGATGATGCATGGTTTAAAAGGAGCTGAGCAGGGCAAAACTGGCGACAACATTGCTCAACAAACTGTAAATGATACACAATTCACCTTAAGACTACTGGTCTGTTTGGGTGATGATATGAGCATGTTCTCTCTAGCTATCTAGTTTTGAGTTGAACATTATTCACTGGTGCTTGGCATCATAAATTGTACGTCAGTATGTTTAGAGATTAACATGTCAGTAATATGTTTCTCAGGGGTCAGCTGCAGCCATACATTTTTTAAGAATTGTGTGTGCACAGAACCTTACTAGATGGCATCATCTGTCTTCAAACTGCAAACCTGACAGTTCAGGAGTGCTTAGCTGAGCTATTTACTCTTTGATAGCTTTTCTTTTTACTGTCTTACAGGTTAGAACAACCATTTCAACTTCTGTTGCAAAACAAAGTTGTCTGCTATTGCAAACATTtcttacaaaaacataataagtCTGTGAGCATGTTAACTGTACAGAGTGTTCATTTGTAGGCCAGCAAGTCTGCACATGGGTTAGGGAGAAAATGCTTTGAAACTTGCAGTTTAAgtgatctctctcttttccttagTTGCTGGTGCCTGCTTTTACTGTACTGGCACAATCTCCAAACCCTTGTTCACATTCATTCCCTTTGGTAATCGTaatcctgtgtttttaaaaaggttgaAATGCTTTAAGTAACCTAAGTTATACAAGCAGAATGTATACAAGATACTCAGATTTTATAAAAAtggtttagtattattattattattggaaagtAGGTTTTTCATAACTTGTGGAGATTTTATAACTATATAGGCAAGCCTTCTTAGCAGTTAATGTCTATGCAACATTCTTTCCGTGTTggtgtaacattttaaaatggtgtTTCCTGTCATGTGGTGGGTTGAGGCATGGAGATCCAGCTGTAAAGTTTCCTAGCACAGTACTGTATTCATAACAAACCATGAAACAACTATAAAGTCATAATAAGCTGTTCCTGAACAAGCATcataaaaaatcaaagcagtttacaactatGTATGCATTATAAAAGCCACATAAAAAAGTAAAACAGATCACCAGCTATTATAGAAAGTTTGTAGCCTAATTGTCTCCATAAGACTAGCAGCAAAGAGAAGTTTTCAGCAAATGTTTAAAGGTCAATATAGAAGGCAACTGCTGAGTCACTATTGGAAGaccattccacaggactgggccaatgacactaaaggctctaTTTGTTGTCAGTGTCAAATGAACCTCACTAACTCAGGGTTAAATGGAGATCATTCACTGTGGCGTGGCTCATAGAGTGTTGAATCAGGAAGCCTGATATAAAACTCCCTCAATGACCTTGGGACTTTTTTGCAGGCTAACCTATTTCATatggtggttttgtgtgtgtgtgtgtagatataggGATTGTGTTCAGTGCTGAACCAGTGGGGTTACACTGGACCAGTGGAAGTTCCATTCCCTCTCTTCTACTGTGTGCCgccaaaatctgctccaaagggtgaAGGATATAGGCAGTTTTCAATATATGTCACTGTACCCATTTCCCAGGTATTTTGTCTCTATTGTTTCTCAGTCAGAGCAATGCTGGTGCTGGTGCCTTTCTACATTACCAGCCTTTCAGGCTCTGTGGGCAGAAACACACCTTCTAAGTTGAGATACCCAGAATATGGAGCTCCCTCCCCCGAGATGTATGCTTGGTCCTCCTCTTTCATCCCTTCTGCTCTGTTTAAGTAAATTATGTATATATgattcttaattttatttatgaattGCTTTCTGCAAAGCATATCAAAACCAtttcacaataaaacaatcacatatataaaaacagctaAAGCAATTACGTGTTTTAAAACAATTTGAAATCTAGTACAGTTACTGACTGCGATAAGAAAATTATCCACTTAGAAGGTTTGttgaaagaagaaa
The sequence above is drawn from the Lacerta agilis isolate rLacAgi1 chromosome 5, rLacAgi1.pri, whole genome shotgun sequence genome and encodes:
- the LOC117046267 gene encoding uncharacterized mitochondrial protein AtMg00860-like, whose amino-acid sequence is MDGEKVKAVLEWKSPRNKKDVQRFLGFSNFYRKFIPNFAKVAGPITDCLSGKKKFVWSEAAQKAFERLKRVFASEEQLVHVNTHAPLRVETDASDRAIGAVLLQQDKAG